Proteins encoded in a region of the Mycobacterium branderi genome:
- a CDS encoding MogA/MoaB family molybdenum cofactor biosynthesis protein: MRVAATRSDRRYTVATMEQRADLVGRALVVVVDDRTAHGDEEDHSGPLVTELLTEAGFLVDGVVAVAADEVEIRNALNTAVIGGVDLVVSVGGTGVTPRDVTPEATRDILDREILGIAEAIRASGLSAGITEAGLSRGLAGISGSTLVVNLAGSRYAVRDGMATLNPLAAQIIGQLSSLEI; encoded by the coding sequence ATGAGAGTCGCCGCGACCCGGTCGGATCGCAGATATACGGTGGCAACCATGGAACAGCGTGCGGACTTGGTCGGCAGGGCACTCGTCGTCGTTGTCGACGATCGCACGGCGCACGGCGACGAGGAGGACCACAGCGGTCCACTGGTCACCGAGTTGCTCACAGAGGCCGGATTTTTGGTTGACGGTGTGGTGGCCGTCGCTGCCGACGAGGTGGAAATCCGCAACGCGCTGAACACCGCCGTGATCGGCGGGGTGGATCTGGTGGTGTCGGTCGGCGGCACCGGGGTGACGCCGCGCGACGTCACCCCCGAAGCCACCCGTGACATTCTCGACCGCGAAATCCTCGGTATCGCCGAGGCAATACGCGCGTCCGGATTGTCGGCGGGCATCACCGAGGCCGGTTTGTCGCGCGGGTTGGCCGGCATCTCCGGAAGCACACTGGTGGTCAACCTCGCGGGGTCGCGTTATGCGGTGCGGGACGGAATGGCGACGCTGAATCCACTGGCGGCCCAGATCATCGGTCAACTCTCGAGCCTGGAGATATGA
- a CDS encoding large conductance mechanosensitive channel protein MscL, whose product MLKGFRDFVMRGDVITVAVGLVVALAFSNLVKAFTDSVINPLVAAVQPGTQFGLGWQLGDAGNKATFVDMGAFISAIIYFIVFMSVVYFLIVVPYRHIQKRRGVTVFGEEPATKACSACLSDIPEAAQKCKYCASEQPAAA is encoded by the coding sequence GTGTTGAAGGGGTTCAGAGATTTTGTGATGCGCGGTGACGTGATCACCGTGGCCGTCGGCCTGGTGGTCGCCCTGGCGTTTTCGAATCTGGTCAAGGCTTTCACCGACAGCGTGATCAATCCGCTTGTCGCCGCTGTGCAACCGGGCACGCAGTTCGGGTTGGGCTGGCAGCTCGGCGACGCGGGCAACAAGGCGACATTCGTCGACATGGGTGCATTCATCTCGGCGATCATCTACTTCATCGTGTTCATGTCGGTGGTGTACTTCCTCATCGTGGTGCCCTACCGGCACATCCAGAAGCGCCGCGGCGTCACGGTGTTCGGCGAAGAACCGGCGACCAAGGCCTGCTCCGCCTGCTTGTCCGATATCCCCGAGGCCGCGCAGAAGTGCAAGTACTGCGCCAGCGAGCAGCCGGCCGCTGCTTGA
- a CDS encoding SAF domain-containing protein, which produces MRESLNPSLPTRISQWLRPDWTRTVMARRVAAGGLVVLAAIAALRSDPDGDRAQVVVAAHDLGPGTQLTPDDVRLENRLTPTLPDGSQSDLDVVVGSTLAGPARRGEVLTDVRLLGRRLAESAAGPDARIVPVHLADAALADLVRAGDVVDVVAAPEADAHAAPRVVATNAVVVLVSAKQKTQADDRVVLVALPATAANALAGAALVQSVTLTLH; this is translated from the coding sequence ATGCGGGAATCGCTGAATCCGTCGCTGCCGACCCGCATCTCGCAGTGGCTGCGCCCGGACTGGACCCGCACCGTGATGGCACGGCGCGTCGCGGCCGGCGGGCTCGTCGTTTTGGCCGCAATCGCGGCGCTGCGCTCCGATCCCGACGGCGACCGCGCTCAGGTGGTGGTGGCGGCCCACGACCTCGGTCCCGGCACTCAGTTGACCCCCGACGATGTCCGTCTCGAAAACCGTTTGACACCAACGCTTCCCGACGGATCACAATCCGACCTCGACGTGGTGGTCGGCTCGACACTGGCCGGCCCGGCGCGACGCGGCGAGGTGCTCACCGATGTGCGGCTGCTGGGCCGCCGACTCGCCGAGTCGGCGGCAGGCCCGGATGCGCGAATCGTCCCGGTGCACTTAGCCGACGCCGCATTGGCCGACCTCGTGCGCGCCGGCGATGTCGTCGACGTCGTCGCCGCGCCCGAAGCCGACGCGCACGCCGCTCCCCGGGTGGTGGCCACCAACGCCGTCGTCGTGCTGGTCTCGGCGAAGCAGAAGACTCAAGCCGACGACCGTGTGGTGTTGGTCGCGCTACCGGCCACCGCGGCTAATGCGCTGGCCGGCGCCGCGCTGGTGCAGAGCGTGACGCTCACCCTGCACTGA
- a CDS encoding FmdB family zinc ribbon protein has translation MPTYSYACTDCGHRFDIVQAFTDDALTTCQQCSGRLRKLFNSVGVVFKGSGFYRTDSRESAKSSANGNGKNGSSSESSSSGSSSTEKSSTSSPAPAAAAAS, from the coding sequence GTGCCGACTTACAGCTATGCGTGCACCGATTGCGGCCACCGCTTCGACATCGTGCAGGCCTTCACCGACGATGCGCTGACCACCTGCCAGCAGTGCTCGGGTCGACTGCGCAAACTGTTCAATTCCGTCGGCGTGGTGTTCAAGGGCAGCGGTTTCTACCGCACCGACAGCCGCGAATCGGCGAAGAGCTCGGCCAACGGCAACGGCAAGAACGGGTCCTCGAGCGAGTCGTCGAGCTCGGGCTCGAGCTCGACCGAGAAGTCGAGCACGTCGAGCCCCGCACCCGCGGCGGCCGCCGCCAGCTAG
- a CDS encoding 5-formyltetrahydrofolate cyclo-ligase, whose protein sequence is MPTAGKAALRQQLLATRRSVADDVRADEARALTGHIRALVSSGGTVCAYVPVGAEPGSIEMLDALLRGGGRVLLPVARTDADDTPLELQWGEYRPGRLVAGRFGLLEPAEPWLPPSALAEADLVLVPALAVDRAGVRLGRGRGFYDRSLGRRDPQARLVAVVRDEELVDELPCEPHDVRMTHALTPGRGLVPLGE, encoded by the coding sequence ATGCCAACCGCCGGCAAAGCCGCATTGCGGCAACAGCTGTTGGCCACCCGCCGTTCCGTTGCCGACGACGTGCGCGCCGACGAGGCCCGCGCGCTGACCGGGCACATCCGTGCGCTGGTGAGCAGCGGCGGCACGGTCTGCGCGTATGTGCCGGTGGGCGCCGAACCGGGGTCGATCGAGATGCTCGATGCGTTGCTGCGCGGCGGCGGACGGGTGCTGTTGCCGGTCGCACGCACCGACGCCGACGACACGCCGCTGGAATTGCAGTGGGGCGAGTACCGGCCCGGGCGGCTGGTGGCCGGGCGGTTCGGCCTGCTCGAACCGGCCGAGCCCTGGCTGCCGCCGTCGGCGCTGGCCGAGGCGGACCTGGTGCTGGTGCCCGCGCTGGCCGTGGACCGCGCCGGGGTACGGCTGGGCCGCGGTCGCGGCTTCTACGACCGCTCGCTGGGACGCCGCGATCCGCAGGCCCGCCTGGTCGCGGTGGTGCGCGACGAGGAACTGGTCGATGAGTTGCCGTGCGAGCCGCACGACGTGCGGATGACGCATGCGCTGACACCGGGGCGCGGCCTGGTTCCGCTCGGGGAATGA
- a CDS encoding UTP--glucose-1-phosphate uridylyltransferase, producing MSRAQLPVPRTAVVPAAGLGTRFLPTTKTVPKELLPVVDTPGIELVAAEAADAGAERLVIVTSQGKDSVVAHFVEDLVLEGTLEARGKKDMLAKVRRAPRLIKVESVVQDEPLGLGHAIGCVEPTLSDDEDAIAVLLPDDLVLPTGVLETMSKVRARYGGSVLCAIEVGPEEVSAYGVFDVEKVSGADSDVLKVNGMVEKPKPEDAPSPYAAAGRYVLDRAIFDALGRIERGAGGEMQLTDAIALLIKEGHPVHVVVHRGSRHDLGNPGGYLKAAVDFALDRDDYGPDLRRWLVARLGLTEN from the coding sequence ATGTCACGCGCACAGCTTCCGGTTCCCCGGACCGCGGTTGTCCCTGCCGCCGGTCTGGGCACTCGCTTTTTGCCCACCACGAAAACGGTGCCCAAGGAGCTGTTACCCGTCGTCGACACGCCCGGCATCGAGCTGGTCGCCGCGGAGGCCGCCGACGCCGGCGCCGAACGGCTGGTGATCGTCACCTCGCAGGGCAAGGACAGCGTCGTCGCGCATTTCGTCGAAGACCTGGTGCTCGAAGGCACGCTGGAGGCGCGGGGCAAGAAGGACATGCTGGCCAAGGTGCGCCGCGCTCCCCGGCTGATCAAAGTGGAGTCGGTGGTGCAGGACGAGCCGCTCGGGCTGGGACACGCCATCGGCTGCGTCGAGCCGACGTTGTCGGACGACGAGGATGCCATCGCGGTGCTGTTGCCCGATGACCTTGTGCTGCCGACCGGTGTGCTGGAGACCATGTCCAAGGTTCGGGCCCGCTACGGCGGCAGCGTGTTGTGCGCCATCGAGGTCGGTCCCGAAGAGGTCAGCGCCTACGGCGTGTTCGACGTCGAGAAGGTCAGCGGTGCCGACAGCGACGTGCTCAAGGTCAACGGCATGGTGGAGAAGCCGAAACCGGAAGACGCTCCCTCGCCGTATGCGGCTGCCGGACGCTATGTCCTGGACCGCGCGATCTTCGACGCGCTGGGCCGCATCGAACGTGGCGCCGGCGGCGAAATGCAGCTCACCGACGCAATTGCGTTGCTGATCAAGGAAGGTCACCCGGTTCACGTGGTGGTGCATCGCGGCTCTCGACACGACCTGGGAAATCCCGGCGGCTACCTCAAGGCTGCGGTTGACTTTGCATTGGACCGTGACGACTATGGCCCGGACTTGCGGCGATGGTTGGTGGCGCGATTGGGCCTGACCGAAAACTAG
- the glp gene encoding molybdotransferase-like divisome protein Glp, with the protein MRSVEEQQARVSAAAVAPRPVRVAIAEAQGLMCAEEVVTERPLPGFDQAAIDGYAVRSVDVLGVGDTDGSDGQVDDGAVVLPVMATIEAGTRTPSRLQPRQAARVQTGAPLPTLADAVLPLRWTDGGQSRVRVLRGVRSGAYVRRTGDDVQPGDVAVRAGTIIGAAQVGLLAAVGRERVLVHPRPRLSVLAVGGELVDISRTPGNGQVYDVNSHALAAAARDAGAEVNRVGIVDAKELRDVVEGQLNRAEIVVIAGAVGGAAAESVREVLSELGEMEVTRVAMHPGSVQGFGQLGREGVPTFLLPANPVSALVVFEVMVRPLIRLSLGKRQPMRRVVQARTLSPISSVPGRKGFLRGQLMRDQDTGEYLVQALGGAPGASSHLLATLAEANCLVVVPTEAEQIRTGEIVDVAFLAQRG; encoded by the coding sequence GTGCGTTCGGTTGAGGAGCAGCAGGCTCGGGTGTCGGCCGCCGCGGTGGCGCCGCGGCCGGTGCGGGTCGCGATCGCCGAGGCGCAGGGGCTGATGTGCGCCGAAGAAGTGGTCACCGAGCGACCGCTGCCGGGATTCGACCAGGCCGCAATCGACGGTTATGCGGTTCGCAGCGTCGACGTGCTCGGCGTGGGAGATACCGACGGCTCGGACGGTCAGGTGGACGACGGCGCGGTGGTCTTACCGGTGATGGCAACCATCGAGGCCGGGACGCGCACACCCAGCAGGCTGCAGCCGCGGCAGGCTGCCCGGGTGCAGACCGGCGCGCCGCTGCCGACGCTGGCCGATGCAGTGCTGCCGCTGCGCTGGACCGACGGCGGGCAGTCGCGGGTGCGGGTGCTGCGGGGTGTGCGCTCGGGGGCCTACGTGCGGCGCACCGGCGACGACGTGCAACCCGGTGACGTCGCGGTGCGCGCGGGCACGATCATCGGCGCCGCCCAGGTCGGTCTCCTGGCGGCGGTCGGCCGCGAGCGGGTGCTGGTCCACCCCCGCCCGCGATTGTCGGTGCTGGCGGTCGGCGGTGAGCTGGTGGACATTTCGCGCACACCCGGCAACGGCCAGGTCTACGACGTCAACTCCCACGCCCTGGCGGCGGCCGCGCGCGACGCGGGCGCAGAGGTGAACCGGGTCGGGATCGTCGACGCCAAGGAACTGCGTGACGTCGTCGAGGGTCAGCTCAACCGCGCCGAAATCGTGGTGATCGCCGGCGCGGTCGGTGGCGCGGCGGCCGAATCGGTGCGCGAGGTGCTTTCCGAGCTCGGCGAGATGGAGGTCACCCGGGTCGCGATGCATCCCGGCTCCGTGCAGGGTTTCGGGCAGCTGGGTCGCGAGGGTGTCCCGACGTTTCTGTTGCCCGCCAACCCGGTTAGCGCACTGGTGGTGTTCGAGGTGATGGTCCGCCCGCTGATCCGGTTGTCGCTGGGTAAGCGGCAGCCGATGCGGCGTGTCGTGCAGGCTCGGACTTTGTCGCCGATCAGCTCGGTGCCGGGCCGCAAAGGTTTTCTGCGCGGGCAGTTGATGCGTGATCAGGACACCGGCGAATACCTGGTCCAGGCCCTCGGCGGCGCTCCCGGTGCTTCGTCGCACCTATTGGCGACGCTGGCCGAGGCAAACTGTCTGGTCGTCGTTCCCACCGAGGCCGAGCAGATCCGCACCGGCGAGATCGTCGACGTCGCGTTTTTGGCTCAGCGTGGCTGA
- a CDS encoding GNAT family N-acetyltransferase produces MNLWRSSSQHPGWPMVVGPLRVSAGVIRLRPVRMRDAAQWSRIRLTDRAHLEPWEPSTESDWTVRHSISSWPAVCSSLRAEARKGRMLPYAIELDGQFCGQLTIGNVTHGALRSAWIGYWVSSSVTGGGVATGALALGLDHCFGPVMLHRVEATVRPENVASRAVLAKVGFREEGLLQRYLQVDGAWRDHVLVALTVEEVYGSVTSTLVRDGHATWV; encoded by the coding sequence GTGAACCTGTGGCGCTCGAGTTCCCAGCATCCCGGCTGGCCGATGGTCGTCGGTCCGTTGCGCGTCTCGGCCGGGGTGATCCGGTTGCGGCCGGTGCGGATGCGCGATGCCGCGCAGTGGAGCCGGATCCGATTGACAGATCGCGCTCATCTGGAACCCTGGGAGCCCAGCACTGAATCGGATTGGACTGTGCGCCATAGCATTTCATCGTGGCCAGCGGTGTGTTCGAGTTTGCGCGCGGAGGCCCGCAAAGGCCGGATGTTGCCGTATGCGATCGAGCTGGACGGGCAGTTCTGTGGGCAGCTGACGATCGGCAACGTGACGCACGGGGCGCTGCGATCGGCGTGGATCGGGTACTGGGTGTCCAGCTCGGTCACCGGCGGCGGGGTGGCCACCGGGGCGTTGGCGCTGGGTCTCGACCACTGCTTCGGCCCGGTCATGCTGCATCGCGTGGAGGCCACCGTGCGGCCGGAGAATGTGGCGAGCCGGGCGGTGCTGGCAAAGGTCGGGTTCCGCGAGGAGGGGCTGCTGCAGCGCTACCTTCAGGTCGACGGCGCCTGGCGGGACCACGTGCTCGTCGCGCTCACGGTCGAAGAGGTCTACGGGTCGGTGACGTCGACGCTGGTGCGCGACGGGCATGCCACCTGGGTCTAG
- the sepX gene encoding divisome protein SepX/GlpR: MPSIPQSLLWISLVILWLFVLVPMLISKRDAVRRTSDVALATRVLNSGAAARLLRRRGGPAAGHRSDPNWQPEQDEYDDLDEDTEKLQTSEVVATAADVHVAEEDPEELPVDESATPEPVLDDEVADAEPDDSEDEEDEYEYVDDTSGIPVAEEPEVRPAVARRHEYDTRTAAAVSARKYAFRKRVLLAMAMILAASAAAAFLLTPTAWWVCGTTGGMTVLYLAYLRRQTRIEARLRRRRMQRMARSRLGVENTHDREFDVVPSRLRRPGAVVLEIDDEDPIFEHLDYAPYERDYGWHRDLPRAVGQ; this comes from the coding sequence ATGCCAAGCATCCCGCAATCGTTGTTGTGGATCTCGCTCGTGATCTTGTGGCTGTTCGTGCTGGTGCCGATGCTGATCAGCAAGCGCGACGCCGTCCGACGCACGAGCGATGTGGCGTTGGCGACCCGGGTGCTCAACAGCGGTGCGGCTGCGCGGTTGCTCCGGCGGCGGGGCGGGCCGGCGGCCGGGCACCGCAGCGATCCCAACTGGCAGCCCGAGCAAGACGAATACGACGACCTCGACGAGGACACCGAGAAGCTGCAGACATCCGAAGTCGTCGCGACAGCGGCGGATGTACACGTCGCCGAGGAAGACCCCGAGGAGCTTCCTGTCGACGAAAGTGCCACTCCCGAGCCGGTTCTCGACGACGAGGTCGCTGACGCCGAGCCGGACGACTCGGAGGACGAGGAAGACGAATACGAATACGTCGACGACACCTCGGGCATACCGGTCGCAGAGGAGCCGGAGGTGCGTCCGGCGGTTGCGCGGCGGCACGAGTACGACACCAGGACCGCCGCGGCGGTCAGTGCCCGCAAATACGCGTTCCGTAAGCGAGTGCTGCTGGCGATGGCGATGATCCTGGCCGCGTCGGCCGCGGCAGCATTCCTGCTGACCCCGACGGCCTGGTGGGTGTGTGGTACCACCGGCGGGATGACCGTGCTCTACCTGGCCTACCTGCGCCGGCAGACCCGGATCGAGGCGCGGCTGCGCCGCCGGCGCATGCAGCGGATGGCGCGGTCGCGGCTGGGCGTGGAAAACACCCACGACCGCGAATTCGACGTGGTTCCGTCGCGGCTGCGGCGCCCGGGCGCGGTGGTGCTGGAGATCGACGACGAGGACCCGATCTTCGAGCATCTCGACTACGCGCCCTACGAGCGGGATTACGGCTGGCACCGGGACTTGCCGAGGGCCGTCGGGCAGTAA
- a CDS encoding NAD(P)H-dependent amine dehydrogenase family protein — protein sequence MNKLRVIQWTTGKVGKLSLRGILDDPRLELVGVYAYSADKAGTDAGPLCGRPETGVLATTDIDALIALGADTVIYTPFLADLDHVVRLLESGLDVISTNLFLNVGGIQGETKEKLAAACERGNSSLYITGINPGWINTMVTAMTAVCCDVQRVSIVESADVSVYESAETWQALGIGLPEATPEVAELAKLGFGTFADSVERMAVALGFELDDMEFVIDHQTASERVDLGWLCIEKDTIAAIRGGWNAKVDGKTVIESRVSWYLTKKLNGDWVFDDDHYHVEIQGEPEVQTRIRFIPPEHWGNHEWDTMTAMPAVNAAFDVAAAPAGILTLKDVGLPCAPVGIWLGERELQR from the coding sequence ATGAACAAGCTGCGTGTCATTCAGTGGACCACCGGCAAAGTGGGCAAGCTCAGCTTGCGCGGGATTCTCGACGATCCCCGGCTCGAACTGGTCGGGGTATATGCCTATTCGGCCGACAAGGCAGGCACCGACGCCGGCCCGCTATGCGGCAGACCCGAGACGGGCGTCCTTGCCACCACCGACATCGATGCGCTCATCGCGCTGGGCGCCGACACCGTCATTTACACGCCGTTCCTGGCCGACCTCGACCACGTCGTCCGCTTGCTCGAAAGCGGACTGGACGTCATCAGCACGAACCTGTTCCTCAACGTCGGCGGAATCCAGGGCGAGACCAAGGAGAAGCTGGCGGCGGCGTGCGAACGCGGCAACAGCTCGCTCTACATCACCGGCATCAACCCGGGCTGGATCAACACCATGGTGACGGCGATGACCGCCGTCTGCTGCGACGTCCAGAGGGTGTCGATCGTCGAGTCGGCGGACGTCTCGGTGTACGAGTCGGCGGAAACGTGGCAGGCATTGGGCATCGGGCTGCCCGAGGCGACGCCCGAAGTCGCCGAATTGGCGAAGCTCGGGTTCGGCACCTTCGCCGACTCCGTTGAGCGCATGGCTGTTGCGTTGGGCTTCGAGCTCGACGACATGGAGTTCGTCATCGACCACCAAACCGCTTCGGAGAGAGTCGATCTCGGCTGGTTGTGCATCGAGAAGGACACCATCGCCGCGATACGCGGGGGGTGGAACGCCAAGGTCGACGGCAAGACCGTCATCGAGTCGCGGGTCTCGTGGTATCTCACTAAGAAACTCAACGGAGACTGGGTCTTCGACGACGACCACTACCACGTCGAGATCCAGGGCGAGCCCGAGGTGCAGACCCGCATCCGCTTCATCCCGCCCGAGCACTGGGGCAACCACGAATGGGACACCATGACCGCGATGCCGGCGGTCAACGCGGCCTTCGACGTCGCCGCGGCGCCCGCCGGCATCCTGACCCTCAAGGACGTGGGGCTGCCCTGCGCACCGGTGGGAATCTGGCTGGGAGAGCGCGAACTACAGCGCTGA
- a CDS encoding class I SAM-dependent methyltransferase, which translates to MDNSDDPIKATRALLNRPASLRHGFLDVLGESASAPAPTFAQRAMNSPFVATVYERLWRPMSFYLASGITTGAEQRRAADALRLSAADRLLDVACGPGNFTGELARQLPEGGLAVGFDISEPMLTRAVLDNSGPGVCYVRGDGRALPFDDETFDAVCCFGALYLMPEPFRVAQEMVRVLRPGGRVAILTSYSGQAAPVRHALAAGAGVIGVRMFERHEFVDLFTTAGLVDVEQQAQRALQFVTAGKPAG; encoded by the coding sequence ATGGACAACAGCGACGACCCGATCAAAGCGACCCGCGCCCTGCTCAACCGGCCCGCTTCGCTGCGGCATGGGTTTCTCGATGTGCTGGGCGAATCGGCGTCGGCGCCGGCACCGACGTTTGCCCAGCGGGCGATGAACAGCCCGTTTGTCGCCACCGTGTACGAACGGCTGTGGCGGCCGATGTCGTTCTACCTCGCCAGCGGCATCACCACGGGCGCCGAGCAGCGCCGCGCGGCAGACGCGCTGCGTCTGTCGGCTGCGGACCGGCTGCTCGATGTTGCTTGCGGGCCAGGCAATTTCACCGGCGAGCTGGCGCGCCAGCTTCCCGAGGGTGGTCTTGCCGTCGGGTTCGACATCTCCGAGCCGATGCTGACGCGGGCGGTGCTGGACAACAGCGGGCCTGGCGTCTGCTATGTCCGCGGCGACGGCCGCGCGCTGCCCTTCGACGACGAAACATTCGACGCCGTCTGCTGTTTCGGCGCGCTGTATTTGATGCCGGAGCCGTTCCGGGTGGCCCAGGAGATGGTGCGGGTGTTGCGGCCGGGTGGACGGGTGGCGATCCTCACCAGCTATTCCGGCCAGGCGGCTCCCGTGCGACACGCCTTGGCCGCGGGTGCCGGTGTCATCGGGGTGCGAATGTTCGAGCGCCACGAGTTCGTCGATCTGTTCACGACGGCGGGCCTGGTCGATGTCGAGCAACAGGCGCAGCGCGCGCTGCAATTCGTGACGGCCGGCAAGCCGGCGGGCTAA
- a CDS encoding GNAT family N-acetyltransferase, translating into MTELTGLRAEELAAMDIFKGCPAQDLMPLAASLQPLQATAGQVLMRQGEQAVSFLLISSGTAEVKHVGDGDVVTVEEVGAGTIVGEIALLRDISRTATVTTTDPLTGWIGDNDAFARLVHIPGIMARLVRTVRQRLAAFITPLRIQVPDGTELLLRPVLPGDSERTLQGHVQFSSETLYRRFMSPRVPSPALMHYLAEVDYVDHFVWVVTDLDGSPVADARFVRSEDDPSIAEVAFTVADAYQGRGIGKFLIAALSVAAHVDGVERFSARVLSDNLPMRTIMDRYGAVWERDDVGVVTTVINVPDLKGLPLEHDMVYHIERVARQVIRAVA; encoded by the coding sequence GTGACCGAACTGACCGGTTTGCGCGCCGAAGAGCTCGCGGCCATGGACATCTTCAAGGGCTGTCCCGCCCAGGATTTGATGCCGCTGGCCGCCAGCCTGCAACCCTTGCAGGCGACCGCGGGCCAGGTGCTCATGCGACAGGGCGAACAGGCGGTTTCCTTCCTGCTCATCTCATCGGGCACCGCCGAGGTGAAACACGTCGGCGACGGCGACGTGGTGACCGTCGAAGAGGTCGGTGCCGGCACCATCGTCGGGGAAATCGCGCTGCTGCGCGACATCTCGCGCACGGCGACCGTCACCACCACCGATCCATTGACCGGCTGGATCGGCGACAACGACGCGTTCGCCCGGTTGGTGCACATCCCGGGCATCATGGCGCGGCTCGTTCGAACGGTTCGCCAACGGCTGGCCGCGTTCATCACGCCGCTGCGGATCCAGGTGCCCGACGGAACGGAACTACTACTTCGTCCGGTGCTGCCCGGTGACAGCGAGCGAACGTTGCAGGGCCACGTGCAGTTCTCCAGCGAGACGCTCTACCGGCGGTTCATGTCGCCGCGGGTACCCAGCCCGGCGCTCATGCACTATCTGGCGGAGGTGGACTACGTCGACCACTTCGTGTGGGTAGTCACCGATCTGGACGGCTCTCCCGTCGCTGATGCCCGCTTTGTCCGCAGCGAAGACGATCCGTCGATCGCCGAGGTTGCGTTCACCGTCGCCGACGCGTATCAGGGCCGGGGGATCGGCAAGTTTCTGATCGCCGCACTGTCCGTGGCCGCCCATGTCGACGGTGTCGAAAGGTTTTCCGCGCGTGTGCTTTCCGACAACTTGCCGATGCGCACCATCATGGACCGTTACGGAGCGGTGTGGGAGCGCGACGACGTCGGCGTCGTCACCACGGTCATCAACGTGCCCGACCTGAAGGGCCTGCCACTCGAGCACGACATGGTCTACCACATCGAACGCGTTGCCCGCCAAGTGATTCGGGCCGTCGCCTGA
- a CDS encoding DUF5642 family protein → MRRVWIGAIAAMLTACGHSPASTPATTESPPPDQVNPANIKRMSRDMPPGYEVTAVSGTAAPPAIWGLGPDWTANPSHCAALADPAGGRGQSPQGVSGSGDGGIVYTVVAAAPVRLDPALVVDCPQWTMTNGAATTRVHLIAPPQIDGIETLGMAGETITPVEGGGEIVSQATTFTAYLGGYYAFTTLITDPGSPQPSLPAQFAADLLVNTVAELRR, encoded by the coding sequence ATGCGACGGGTGTGGATCGGCGCGATCGCGGCCATGCTGACCGCGTGCGGCCACTCACCGGCCTCCACGCCGGCGACTACCGAAAGTCCACCGCCTGATCAGGTCAACCCCGCCAACATCAAGCGGATGAGCCGCGATATGCCGCCCGGCTACGAAGTCACGGCAGTGTCGGGGACGGCCGCACCGCCGGCGATCTGGGGTCTGGGACCGGACTGGACAGCGAACCCGTCGCACTGCGCCGCGCTGGCAGACCCGGCCGGGGGGCGTGGCCAGTCGCCGCAAGGCGTGTCGGGATCGGGTGACGGCGGCATCGTCTACACAGTGGTCGCGGCCGCGCCGGTGCGCCTGGATCCCGCGCTGGTGGTCGATTGCCCGCAGTGGACGATGACCAACGGTGCCGCCACCACCCGGGTGCATCTCATCGCGCCACCTCAGATCGACGGCATCGAAACCCTCGGCATGGCCGGTGAGACCATCACACCGGTCGAAGGTGGCGGCGAAATCGTTTCTCAGGCAACAACTTTCACTGCATACCTGGGCGGCTATTACGCGTTCACCACGCTGATCACCGACCCCGGCTCGCCGCAACCGTCGCTGCCGGCGCAATTCGCGGCCGACTTACTGGTAAACACCGTGGCCGAGTTGCGTCGCTAA
- a CDS encoding DUF5642 family protein: MIRAALAIASVCVLAACGSADSASPSADITKVSQVKSSFGPEFTTKDIPKTGVDPKVLSSHKLPDGLKFEPADCAKFVAGQQMPPGLQGNMAAEAAEGNGNRFIVIALQTSQALPFNDPGQNCKQVGFSGGPVRGMIEVVDAPQIDGTRTLGVHRVVQTTVDGQPRRGELYNYSAQFGDYEVIVTANPLVVPDKPVTPVDTNRARDLLVKGVAAIRS; this comes from the coding sequence ATGATCAGGGCTGCGCTTGCGATCGCATCGGTGTGCGTGCTCGCGGCGTGTGGATCCGCCGACTCCGCCTCCCCGTCCGCCGACATCACCAAGGTGTCGCAGGTGAAGTCGAGCTTCGGCCCCGAATTCACGACCAAGGACATCCCGAAGACCGGCGTCGACCCCAAGGTGCTGTCTTCGCACAAACTGCCGGATGGGCTGAAATTCGAACCGGCCGATTGCGCGAAATTCGTGGCCGGCCAGCAGATGCCGCCGGGGCTGCAGGGCAACATGGCCGCAGAGGCAGCCGAAGGCAACGGCAACCGGTTCATCGTCATCGCGTTGCAGACATCCCAAGCGCTACCGTTCAACGACCCGGGGCAGAACTGCAAGCAGGTCGGATTTTCCGGTGGGCCGGTGCGCGGCATGATCGAAGTCGTCGACGCCCCGCAGATCGACGGGACGCGAACGCTGGGCGTGCACCGCGTGGTGCAAACGACGGTCGACGGCCAACCCCGGCGCGGCGAGCTCTACAACTACTCGGCTCAATTCGGCGACTACGAGGTGATCGTCACCGCCAATCCGCTGGTGGTGCCGGACAAGCCGGTCACGCCCGTCGACACCAACCGCGCACGCGACCTGCTGGTCAAAGGGGTCGCGGCGATCCGCAGCTAG